One part of the Coffea eugenioides isolate CCC68of chromosome 10, Ceug_1.0, whole genome shotgun sequence genome encodes these proteins:
- the LOC113750467 gene encoding uncharacterized protein LOC113750467 gives MSLVPETSERSAMVTSPDFTALGAQLSEVLGKFNELSTEIAAQRRVIDQLIASSSGGVLNDQKSVDNHPSAQDHQPPHTSNAQTTFLPPFANPLENTFTRLNSDLYYMHSNYILINSTNNQIPQTHPQTNLNVPPNPQEPHHHIAEPFVLDTASQGKAAIEEQPAPIDKDLLRKLDRFDDFMKKNQGLSRHGRLDYYELCLFPDIQLPLRFKTPKFSKYDGTGIPKTHLKMFANKLGKPMDDENLPMRLFSESLEGDALDWYSNLKFGEVKIWLDLSIAFAKQYEFNCELAPTRITLEGTKRKPLEDHKTYAKRWRKLAAKVEPPITEDEIVRTFIKTHDPPYFEEIFRMTESSFTAIINKLEEYDEFVKTRKIVNVSALKLQLDALQNQSNIGKKPQFKKKEGDTAFIWDQGPSFRPKIRNPPTYSVPYPYYPNPQPVYQTTTQFHHSRPSHLNTSPFPPTPQPIFQNHSHPVYHSRPTLQNNNPTQNSFQTSGVQIQRQFRTFTTLGRPIDQLYEQLKATGKIGTVPPKLYPKGIPPSYNAQAICANHSGSPGHTTGNYWALKHKIQNMIVSGDILLRRKGEQRPNVSKNLLPEHGSTVGVIITDENFIDPTQYIVDETEVFGVIETDHTRMRKSLSAEKFMTNDDVEENLKSLVFEKEEPFIVERGVSEVDKSLFILDLPSFEWDISEPVILEFSEQMPINNLQEVPWNYKESILLVGDKKCLKEEVSTIATSGRIVKNSDIDVQSRAKVKSPTPKPRVSENEAVDFLKMLKRSEYKIVEQLDRMPSQISFLNLLLTSQLHKEALLKILNETQIPKDIPVDKLSNIVGNILAANHITFFDDDLTAEGIGHNRVLYISVRCNEKLLPRVLVDNGSALNICSWNTLTKLGFLDIKLRPSVTVVRGFDGSRRESMGEADLVLEIGPAQFQVTCQVMDFSSVYNILFGRPWILVSNSVSSSLHQMLRFIVNYQLITVFAENDCTMIVDAKFKSENRKRTPISSHHIADIVSVGWVSRDKSLTKSDLPEASIMMAKEMVRGGYEIGKGLGRELQGILEPIEIPMQIDTFGLRFHPTAKDRKEMQARKQAEKKGKQIVLNVPPLYHTFSRPSEVIMPEIKNPVEEIEVDLSQLFVGATCEEEPSENSEFLPITEGAIQNWTVDYLPSRREFR, from the coding sequence ATGAGTTTAGTACCAGAAACTTCGGAAAGATCTGCTATGGTTACATCACCGGACTTCACAGCATTGGGAGCTCAGTTAAGTGAGGTACTTGGCAAGTTTAATGAGTTAAGTACTGAAATAGCCGCACAAAGGCGTGTAATTGATCAGTTGATCGCAAGCAGTAGTGGTGGTGTCCTGAACGACCAAAAATCTGTCGATAATCATCCATCTGCACAAGACCATCAACCACCCCACACATCCAATGCCCAAACAACTTTCCTTCCTCCCTTCGCTAATCCTCTTGAAAATACCTTTACCCGACTAAACTCAGACCTTTACTATATGCATTCGAATTATATATTGATTAACTCAACCAATAACCAAATCCCTCAAACTCATCCACAAACCAATCTGAACGTTCCCCCTAACCCTCAGGAACCCCACCACCACATTGCAGAACCTTTTGTGTTGGATACTGCATCTCAAGGGAAGGCGGCGATAGAAGAACAACCCGCACCTATTGACAAGGATCTGTTGAGAAAGTTGGATCGATTCGATGATTTTATGAAGAAGAATCAAGGATTGAGCAGACATGGTCGGTTGGACTACTATGAATTGTGTCTTTTCCCAGATATTCAGCTACCATTGAGATTCAAAACTCCCAAATTCAGTAAGTATGATGGAACTGGAATTCCTAAGACGCATCTCAAgatgtttgccaacaagttgggtaagCCCAtggatgatgaaaatctgcctaTGCGTCTATTTTCGGAAAGTTTAGAGGGAGATGCTCTAGATTGgtattcaaatttgaagttTGGAGAGGTCAAAATCTGGTTGGATTTGTCAATAGCTTTTGCGAAGCAATATGAGTTTAACTGTGAGTTAGCACCGACACGAATAACACTGGAGGGTACAAAAAGAAAGCCATTGGAAGATCATAAGACCTACGCAAAGCGGTGGAGAAAGTTAGCTGCCAAAGTGGAACCTCCTATTACTGAGGACGAGATTGTTCGTACTTTCATCAAGACTCATGATCCACCATACTTTGAAGAGATCTTTCGCATGACTGAAAGTTCATTTACTGCTATTATTAACAAGCTGGAGGAATACGATGAGTTTGTCAAAACaaggaagattgttaatgtatCGGCATTAAAGTTGCAATTGGACGCTCTACAGAATCAAAGTAACATTGGAAAAAAGCCCcaattcaagaagaaagaaggagacaCTGCTTTTATATGGGATCAAGGCCCGTCTTTTAGACCCAAAATCCGAAACCCTCCCACATATTCGGTTCCTTATCCATATTATCCTAACCCTCAACCAGTCTACCAAACTACTACCCAATTTCATCATTCCCGACCAAGTCACTTGAATACTTCACCGTTTCCTCCAACCCCACAACCTATCTTTCAAAATCACTCCCATCCCGTTTACCATTCTAGACCAACCCTGCAAAACAATAACCCCACTCAAAATTCTTTTCAAACCAGTGGAGTTCAAATTCAAAGGCAATTTCGAACATTTACCACCTTGGGCCGACCTATTGATCAATTGTATGAGCAGTTAAAAGCAACTGGAAAAATTGGCACCGTTCCTCCTAAACTTTATCCCAAAGGCATTCCTCCAAGTTATAATGCGCAAGCAATTTGTGCTAATCACTCTGGAAGTCCAGGTCATACCACTGGCAATTATTGGGCTCTAAAACATAAGATCCAGAATATGATTGTTTCTGGAGACATTCTTCTTAGAAGAAAGGGAGAACAAAGACCCAATGTCAGTAAGAATCTTTTACCTGAGCATGGAAGCACTGTAGGAGTTATCATCACTGATGAAAATTTTATCGATCCCACTCAGTACATTGTAGATGAAACTGAGGTGTTTGGTGTAATAGAAACTGACCACACGAGAATGAGAAAATCGCTGTCTGCTGAGAAGTTCATGACTAATGATGATGTTGAGGAAAATTTGAAATCTCTTGTATTTGAAAAAGAGGAACCATTTATAGTGGAAAGAGGAGTTTCTGAGGTTGACAAATCTCTTTTTATTCTGGATCTACCATCTTTTGAATGGGATATATCAGAGCCTGTCATTCTTGAATTTTCGGAACAAATGCCTATCAATAACTTGCAAGAGGTGCCATGGAACTACAAAGAGTCTATTCTATTGGTTGGAGATAAAAAATGCTTAAAGGAAGAGGTATCTACTATTGCCACGTCAGGGAGAATTGTGAAAAACTCCGATATTGATGTTCAGTCCAGGGCCAAGGTTAAATCTCCGACGCCCAAGCCTCGTGTGTCTGAAAATGAAGCTGTAGATTTTCTGAAGATGTTGAAGAGAAGTGAATACAAAATAGTGGAGCAGTTGGATAGGATGCCTAGTCAGATTtcttttctgaatcttctcttgACCTCCCAGCTACACAAAGAAGCATTGCTCAAAATTCTGAACGAAACTCAAATCCCTAAAGATATTCCGGTGGATAAATTATCTAACATTGTGGGGAATATACTTGCTGCTAATCATATTACCTTCTTCGATGATGATCTGACTGCAGAAGGGATCGGGCATAACAGAGTCTTGTATATATCAGTCCGCTGCAATGAAAAGCTGTTGCCGAGGGTTTTAGTGGATAATGGGTCAGCGTTGAATATCTGTTCATGGAACACTCTCACCAAACTTGGATTTCTTGACATTAAACTCCGTCCATCTGTAACTGTAGTTCGAGGATTTGATGGCTCAAGGAGGGAATCTATGGGTGAAGCAGATCTGGTATTGGAGATAGGTcctgctcaattccaagttacTTGCCAAGTCATGGATTTCTCCAGCGTTTACAATATTTTGTTTGGAAGACCTTGGATACTTGTTTCCAATTCAGTGTCATCTTCTTTGCATCAAATGTTGAGGTTTATTGTGAATTATCAGCTCATTACTGTGTTTGCTGAGAATGACTGTACCATGATTGTTGATGCAAAATTCAAaagtgaaaacagaaaaaggacTCCAATTTCATCTCATCACATTGCTGACATCGTCTCTGTGGGATGGGTATCCAGAGATAAGTCGCTAACTAAATCAGACTTACCAGAGGCCAGTATCATGATGGCTAAGGAGATGGTCAGAGGCGGATATGAAATAGGAAAAGGTCTTGGGCGGGAATTGCAAGGAATTTTGGAACCAATAGAGATCCCGATGCAAATTGATACATTTGGACTGAGATTTCATCCAACTGCTAAGGATAGAAAGGAAATGCAAGCTCGAAAACAAGCTGAAAAAAAGGGTAAGCAAATTGTCTTAAATGTCCCACCGCTATATCACACTTTTTCTCGGCCATCAGAAGTGATCATGCCAGAAATAAAAAATCCTGTGGAGGAGATTGAAGTGGACCTATCTCAATTATTTGTCGGGGCAACTTGTGAGGAGGAGCCATCAGAGAATTCAGAATTTTTGCCAATTACCGAAGGAGCCATTCAAAATTGGACTGTTGattatcttccctctcgaagagAATTTCGGTAA